A stretch of DNA from Perca fluviatilis chromosome 15, GENO_Pfluv_1.0, whole genome shotgun sequence:
TACATCGTCCTAAATGTGGGGATAGTATTTTTGCCTGAGGATATGGACCAGGCGCTGGTGGACCTCGGGGTGCTGTCCGACCCGGCCTCTGTCCCTTATGACACGGACAACGAGCTGGATGTTTTTGAGGGGTATCTTGAGTGACAGGGCGGTCCTGGAGCGAGGGAAATAAATGTTAGTGGCGGCGGTGATGATGCAGAGTTCCGGGGCAGATTGGACCAGCGTCAAC
This window harbors:
- the dexi gene encoding dexamethasone-induced protein homolog isoform X3, whose translation is MTHPIYAQLDSVESLLDELPYMFYLGLFFVNVLILYYAFLMEYIVLNVGIVFLPEDMDQALVDLGVLSDPASVPYDTDNELDVFEGYLE